One genomic window of Campylobacter fetus subsp. fetus includes the following:
- a CDS encoding methyl-accepting chemotaxis protein: MLFFNKSIASKISIGVSLLFAIALISFTYINYIDSRDNSIKLLSLERQKAVAGSENILDIELEFDANKAEQISKQISKPNLTREEVQNILKTTNKITEFSSIHMVYESDGTIYKSDGTIKEANSIYDARKYPWYQEALKKNKLIITDPYQNLDNNTYITLAAPIHVENKFIGVLGINLEAENLSKKIIKLGETKGGYIMILDSEGKIIMHQEKNQIGKSPNSTLSLVNNFQNKNIDKYGMISYTRSNGNQNIADCMNSKHSDWIICASMDKNIFEEGINNILKKQLWLSALYIIISSFIVLILAKRYLKPINNIVFGLKNFFDFLNYKNDNPKDISLKSNDEFGVMATMINDNISIIKNAIKKDAQLVSESLQKVKEVEDGNLKARIVNVPVSPQLNKLKDVLNSMLEVLEQKVGSDINVIQKTFDDFKNLDFTSNIPNARGEVEKIINTLGKNITKMLKDNLKQADILQAKANNLQDFVIMLNESSKSQASSLGESAAAIEEMSNSMTSINERTMEVIKQSEDIKSIITIIRDIADQTNLLALNAAIEAARAGDHGRGFAVVADEVRKLAERTGKSLGEIEANVNILSQSINDMSQSIKEQTETMNQINQSVANVDELTKQNVDIVNDTNKISIEVENIANSIVNDAKKNKF, translated from the coding sequence ATGTTGTTTTTCAACAAAAGCATAGCAAGCAAAATCTCCATAGGCGTATCCTTACTCTTTGCAATAGCACTGATAAGTTTTACATATATCAATTATATAGATTCTAGAGATAACTCTATAAAACTTCTCTCTTTAGAAAGGCAAAAAGCAGTTGCGGGATCTGAAAATATATTAGATATCGAGCTGGAATTCGATGCCAATAAAGCAGAGCAAATATCAAAACAGATATCAAAACCAAATTTAACCCGCGAAGAAGTTCAAAATATACTAAAAACTACAAATAAAATAACGGAATTTTCGTCTATACATATGGTATATGAATCAGACGGAACTATATACAAATCAGACGGAACTATAAAAGAAGCAAATAGTATATATGATGCGAGAAAATATCCATGGTACCAAGAAGCTTTAAAGAAAAATAAACTCATCATCACAGATCCTTATCAAAATTTAGATAATAATACATATATAACTTTAGCAGCTCCGATACATGTAGAAAATAAATTTATAGGAGTTTTAGGTATAAATTTAGAAGCCGAAAATTTAAGTAAAAAAATTATAAAGCTTGGAGAGACAAAAGGCGGATATATAATGATATTAGATTCTGAAGGAAAAATCATTATGCATCAAGAAAAAAATCAAATAGGAAAATCGCCAAACTCTACTCTAAGTCTCGTAAATAACTTTCAAAATAAAAATATTGACAAATACGGAATGATCAGCTACACAAGATCTAACGGAAATCAAAATATCGCAGATTGTATGAATTCAAAACATAGCGACTGGATAATTTGCGCATCTATGGATAAAAATATTTTTGAAGAAGGTATAAATAATATACTAAAAAAACAACTATGGCTGTCTGCATTATATATTATTATCTCATCGTTTATAGTATTAATTCTAGCCAAAAGATATTTAAAACCGATAAATAATATAGTATTTGGTCTCAAAAATTTCTTTGATTTCTTAAATTATAAAAACGATAATCCTAAAGATATAAGCTTAAAATCAAACGATGAGTTTGGAGTTATGGCTACAATGATAAATGATAATATAAGTATCATTAAAAATGCTATTAAAAAAGACGCTCAATTAGTTAGCGAATCTTTGCAAAAAGTAAAAGAGGTTGAGGATGGAAATTTAAAAGCAAGAATAGTTAATGTTCCGGTTTCACCGCAGCTAAACAAACTAAAAGATGTTTTAAACTCTATGTTAGAAGTGCTTGAGCAAAAAGTCGGAAGCGATATAAATGTTATCCAAAAAACATTCGATGATTTTAAAAATCTTGATTTTACATCTAACATACCTAATGCTAGAGGAGAAGTTGAAAAGATAATAAATACTTTAGGAAAAAATATAACTAAAATGTTAAAAGATAACCTAAAACAAGCAGATATCCTACAAGCAAAAGCCAATAACTTACAAGATTTTGTAATTATGTTAAATGAGAGCTCAAAAAGTCAAGCTAGCTCACTAGGAGAAAGTGCAGCTGCGATTGAAGAGATGAGTAATTCTATGACTTCGATTAACGAACGCACTATGGAAGTTATAAAACAATCAGAAGATATAAAAAGTATTATAACAATAATTAGAGATATAGCAGATCAAACAAACTTGCTAGCATTAAATGCGGCAATAGAAGCAGCGCGCGCAGGAGATCACGGCAGAGGATTTGCGGTTGTTGCGGACGAGGTACGAAAACTTGCCGAAAGAACAGGGAAATCGCTAGGAGAGATTGAGGCAAACGTAAATATACTAAGTCAAAGCATAAATGATATGAGTCAAAGCATCAAAGAGCAAACCGAAACCATGAATCAGATAAACCAATCTGTTGCTAACGTAGATGAATTAACAAAACAAAATGTTGATATAGTTAATGATACAAACAAAATATCTATTGAAGTAGAAAATATAGCAAATTCAATAGTCAATGATGCGAAAAAAAATAAATTTTAA
- a CDS encoding type II toxin-antitoxin system RelE/ParE family toxin, with product MVKFSQRFKTELHIIFNFIAQDSKTRARIFKDELLMQSKDLANLPFRFRKSVTSDNDNVRDFIFKGYVIPFLIQDDTIIVLGIYKANEWKF from the coding sequence ATGGTAAAATTTAGTCAACGCTTTAAAACAGAATTGCATATTATTTTTAACTTTATCGCACAAGATAGCAAAACAAGAGCTAGAATCTTTAAAGATGAGCTATTAATGCAAAGCAAAGATTTAGCTAATTTGCCCTTTAGATTTAGAAAATCAGTTACGAGCGATAATGATAACGTAAGGGATTTTATTTTTAAAGGCTATGTTATACCGTTTTTAATTCAAGATGACACAATAATCGTTTTAGGCATATACAAAGCCAATGAGTGGAAATTTTAA
- the infC gene encoding translation initiation factor IF-3: protein MSKEKDVYLNEEIRASEVRCVGDDGTAYGVISRGEAQDIANRMGLDLVLIAPDAKPPVCKIMDYGKFRYQQEKKQKEAKKKQKVIEVKEIKLSVKIAQNDINYKIKHAQEFLEEGKHVKFRVFLKGREMATPDIGVVMLERIWELVKDYADRDKVPALEGRYVNMLVTPKKG from the coding sequence TTGAGCAAAGAGAAGGATGTTTATCTAAACGAAGAAATTCGTGCTAGTGAGGTAAGATGTGTCGGTGATGATGGTACTGCTTATGGTGTTATAAGTAGAGGAGAAGCTCAAGATATCGCAAACCGTATGGGGCTTGATTTGGTTCTTATAGCTCCCGATGCTAAACCGCCGGTTTGTAAGATAATGGACTACGGTAAATTCCGTTATCAGCAAGAAAAGAAGCAAAAAGAAGCAAAAAAGAAGCAAAAAGTTATTGAAGTAAAAGAGATAAAACTCTCAGTAAAAATAGCCCAAAACGACATTAACTACAAGATCAAGCACGCGCAAGAATTTCTTGAAGAAGGCAAGCATGTTAAATTTAGAGTTTTTCTAAAAGGAAGAGAGATGGCTACTCCAGATATAGGCGTTGTTATGCTTGAGCGAATTTGGGAACTTGTAAAAGATTACGCGGATCGCGATAAAGTACCTGCTTTAGAGGGACGTTACGTAAATATGTTAGTAACTCCTAAAAAGGGATAA
- a CDS encoding bacteriohemerythrin, with translation MIPVWDDKYSVGNNGIDKQHKKLFELAKKSYIYANKNISREDIRNIITEFFEYMKEHFRDEEIYMELIEYPYLEQHSSIHKDIINSMSNLIKTAKNVNDLKENLVIIAEKWLLEHILHHDTRIEEWRKLQLSNQNKPSTTKKYRYTCGCPNKTHIVSITIHNKIIQGKKYSCMTCNNEIKFKS, from the coding sequence ATGATACCGGTATGGGACGATAAATATAGTGTAGGAAATAATGGTATAGATAAACAGCACAAAAAGCTATTTGAACTTGCAAAAAAATCATATATTTATGCTAATAAAAATATCTCAAGAGAAGATATTAGAAATATAATAACTGAATTTTTTGAGTATATGAAGGAGCATTTTAGAGATGAAGAGATCTATATGGAGCTTATAGAATATCCATATTTAGAACAGCACTCATCTATCCATAAAGATATTATAAATAGTATGTCAAATCTCATAAAAACTGCAAAAAATGTAAATGATCTAAAAGAAAATTTAGTTATTATAGCTGAAAAATGGCTTCTTGAGCATATACTTCATCATGATACCAGAATCGAAGAATGGAGAAAGTTACAACTTAGCAATCAAAATAAACCAAGCACAACAAAAAAATACAGATATACATGTGGTTGTCCAAATAAAACGCACATAGTATCTATAACCATCCACAACAAAATCATACAAGGCAAAAAATACTCTTGCATGACTTGTAATAATGAGATAAAATTTAAATCTTAA
- the thrS gene encoding threonine--tRNA ligase: MMSDIIAYKVNEQIVDTQSYCGNGGEEIFFDNSKEALDVIRHSCAHLMAAAIKELYPNAKFFVGPCIEDGFYYDMRVSKSDGEKLGESDLEEIEKKMKELALAKIDIVKFNSTKSEVAAKYASDDLKQEVLKRIPDGVVSLYSQGNFEDICRGPHVPNTIFTRFFKLTRIAGAYLGGDENREMLTRIYGTAYADKESLKEHIRIIEEAKKRDHRKLGAEMKFFTFDDTIGVGLPIWLPNGARLRSRLEHKLYRTHRLRGYEPVRGPEILKSDAWKISGHYANYKENMYFTVIDEQEYGIKPMNCVGHIKVYQSEIRSYRDLPLKFFEYGVVHRHEKSGVLHGLFRVREFTQDDAHLFCMPSQIKENVYEILSFVDTLMSAFGFTYEMEISTKPAKAVGDDAVWEIATKALKDALDEKGLKYGIDEGGGAFYGPKIDIKITDALKRKWQCGTIQVDFNLPARFDLGYIDENNERKQPVMLHRAIMGSFERFIGILLEHTAGELPFWIAPTQVVIIPISNEHHKYANEVHSLLLDMDVDSEIFNKNETLNKKIRTAEKQRVPMIIVLGDNEVTNRGVALRDRRAREQKDMSLDEFLGFIQSKLNEVNI, encoded by the coding sequence ATAATGAGCGATATAATTGCATATAAAGTAAATGAGCAAATAGTTGATACCCAAAGTTACTGTGGAAACGGTGGCGAAGAGATATTTTTTGATAATTCAAAAGAAGCGTTAGACGTTATAAGACACTCTTGTGCGCATCTTATGGCCGCAGCGATAAAAGAGCTATATCCAAACGCTAAATTTTTCGTAGGACCATGTATAGAAGACGGATTTTACTATGATATGAGAGTTAGTAAAAGCGACGGCGAAAAGCTAGGTGAGAGCGATCTTGAAGAGATAGAAAAAAAGATGAAAGAGCTAGCATTAGCTAAAATCGATATAGTTAAATTTAACTCGACAAAATCAGAAGTCGCAGCAAAATATGCAAGCGACGATCTAAAACAAGAAGTTCTAAAACGCATACCAGATGGCGTCGTTAGCTTGTACTCTCAAGGAAACTTTGAAGATATTTGTCGTGGACCTCACGTACCAAATACGATTTTTACAAGATTTTTTAAACTAACTAGAATAGCCGGAGCATACCTTGGTGGAGATGAAAACCGCGAAATGCTAACTAGAATTTATGGAACCGCTTACGCCGATAAGGAGAGTCTAAAAGAGCATATTCGCATCATTGAAGAGGCTAAAAAGCGCGATCATAGAAAACTCGGCGCAGAGATGAAATTTTTTACATTTGATGATACTATAGGTGTTGGACTTCCTATATGGCTGCCAAATGGCGCAAGGCTTAGAAGTCGTTTAGAACACAAGCTTTATCGTACTCATAGACTTCGCGGTTATGAGCCTGTTCGCGGTCCTGAAATTTTAAAAAGCGATGCTTGGAAAATCAGTGGTCACTACGCGAATTACAAAGAAAATATGTATTTTACCGTGATTGACGAGCAAGAATATGGTATAAAGCCGATGAACTGCGTGGGACACATCAAAGTCTATCAAAGCGAAATTCGCAGTTACCGCGATTTGCCTCTTAAATTTTTTGAATATGGCGTAGTTCATAGACATGAGAAAAGCGGTGTTTTACACGGTCTTTTTAGAGTTCGCGAATTTACTCAAGATGATGCGCATCTATTTTGTATGCCAAGTCAGATAAAAGAAAATGTGTATGAAATTCTAAGTTTTGTCGATACTTTGATGAGTGCATTTGGGTTTACTTACGAAATGGAAATTTCAACAAAACCTGCAAAAGCAGTTGGCGATGACGCTGTTTGGGAGATAGCTACTAAAGCGCTTAAAGATGCTCTTGATGAAAAAGGATTGAAATATGGTATAGACGAGGGCGGCGGCGCATTTTACGGACCAAAGATAGATATAAAAATCACAGATGCGCTTAAGCGTAAATGGCAGTGCGGAACTATACAGGTTGATTTTAATTTGCCTGCTCGTTTTGATCTTGGTTATATAGATGAAAATAACGAAAGAAAACAGCCTGTTATGCTGCATCGTGCCATTATGGGTAGTTTTGAGAGATTTATAGGAATTTTGCTTGAACATACGGCCGGAGAGCTACCATTTTGGATAGCGCCGACACAAGTTGTTATCATACCTATTAGTAATGAACACCATAAATATGCAAATGAGGTACACTCTTTGCTTCTAGATATGGATGTAGATAGTGAAATATTTAATAAAAATGAGACTTTAAATAAAAAAATACGGACAGCAGAGAAACAACGAGTACCGATGATAATCGTACTTGGAGATAATGAGGTTACAAACAGAGGTGTAGCACTTCGTGATAGACGTGCTAGAGAGCAAAAAGATATGAGCTTAGACGAGTTTTTAGGCTTTATTCAATCTAAATTAAATGAGGTGAATATTTGA